The following proteins are co-located in the Eubalaena glacialis isolate mEubGla1 chromosome 14, mEubGla1.1.hap2.+ XY, whole genome shotgun sequence genome:
- the DUSP2 gene encoding dual specificity protein phosphatase 2, which yields MGLEAARELDCTALGALLREPREAERTLLLDCRPFLAFCRRHVRAARPVPWNALLRRRARGPPAAALACLLPDRALRARLARGELARAVVLDEGSASVAEIQPDGPAHALLAALLHETRDGPTAVCFLPGGFDSFQACCPDLCSESPGPAMPPENSRSDSRALSYDQGGPVEILPYLYLGSCSHSSDLQGLQACGITAVLNVSASCPNHFEGLLRYKSIPVEDNQMVEISAWFQEAIGFIDSVKNSGGRVLVHCQAGISRSATICLAYLIQSHRVRLDEAFDFVKQRRGVISPNFGFMGQLLQFETQVLCH from the exons ATGGGGCTGGAGGCGGCGAGAGAGTTGGACTGTACGGCGCTGGGCGCGCTGCTGCGGGAGCCGCGGGAGGCTGAGCGCACGCTGCTGCTCGACTGTCGCCCCTTCCTGGCCTTCTGCCGCCGCCACGTGCGCGCCGCGCGGCCGGTGCCCTGGAACGCGCTGCTGCGGCGCCGCGCGCGCGGTCCCCCCGCCGCCGCCCTCGCCTGCCTGCTGCCTGACCGCGCGCTGCGGGCGCGGCTGGCCCGCGGGGAGCTGGCGCGGGCCGTGGTGCTGGACGAGGGCAGCGCCTCGGTGGCAGAGATCCAGCCCGACGGCCCGGCCCACGCGCTGCTTGCCGCGCTGCTGCACGAGACCCGCGACGGACCCACCGCCGTGTGCTTCCTGCCGG GAGGCTTCGACAGCTTTCAAGCCTGCTGCCCCGATCTGTGCTCTGAGTCCCCCGGCCCCGCGATGCCGCCCGAAAACAGCCGCTCCGACTCCAGGGCTCTCTCGTATGACCAG GGTGGCCCTGTGGAGATCTTGCCCTACCTGTACCTGGGCAGCTGTAGCCACTCGTCGGACCTGCAGGGGCTGCAGGCTTGCGGCATCACAGCCGTCCTCAACGTCTCAGCCAGTTGCCCCAACCACTTTGAGGGCCTGTTGCGCTACAAGAGCATCCCGGTGGAGGACAATCAGATGGTGGAGATCAGCGCCTGGTTCCAGGAGGCCATTGGCTTCATTG ACTCGGTGAAGAACAGCGGAGGCCGGGTGCTGGTGCACTGCCAGGCGGGCATCTCACGCTCCGCCACCATCTGCCTGGCGTACCTGATACAGAGCCACCGCGTGAGGCTGGATGAGGCCTTCGACTTTGTTAAGCAACGCCGGGGAGTCATCTCCCCCAACTTCGGTTTCATGGGGCAGCTGCTGCAGTTTGAGACTCAGGTGCTCTGTCACTGA
- the ADRA2B gene encoding alpha-2B adrenergic receptor codes for MDHQEPYSVQATVAIAAVITFLILFTIFGNALVILAVLTSRSLRAPQNLFLVSLAAADILVATLIIPFSLANELLGYWYFWRTWCEVYLALDVLFCTSSIVHLCAISLDRYWAVSRALEYNSKRTPRRIKCIILTVWLIAAVISLPPLIYKGDPGPQPRGRPQCKLNQEAWYILASSIGSFFAPCLIMILVYLRIYLIAKRSHRRGPRAKGGPGERGSKQPRPVPGEVSASARLPTLASQLATAGEANGCSQPTGEKDEGETPEDPGTPALPPSWPTRPSSGQSQKEGVGGTSPEEEGAEEEEEEGCEPKALSASPASACSPPLQQPQGSRLLATLRGQVLLGRGKGTAGGQWWRRRTQLTREKRFTFVLAVVIGVFVLCWFPFFFSYSLGAICPQHCKVPHGLFQFFFWIGYCNSSLNPVIYTIFNQDFRRAFRRILCRQWTQTAW; via the coding sequence ATGGACCACCAGGAGCCCTACTCCGTGCAGGCCACTGTGGCCATCGCGGCGGTCATCACCTTCCTCATCCTCTTCACCATCTTCGGCAACGCGCTGGTCATCTTGGCTGTGCTGACAAGCCGCTCACTGCGAGCCCCGCAGAACCTGTTCCTAGTGTCGCTGGCCGCCGCCGACATCCTGGTGGCCACGCTCATCATCCCTTTCTCGCTGGCCAACGAGCTGCTGGGCTACTGGTACTTCTGGCGCACCTGGTGCGAGGTGTACCTGGCGCTCGACGTGCTCTTCTGCACCTCCTCCATCGTACACCTGTGTGCCATCAGCCTGGACCGCTACTGGGCCGTGAGCCGCGCGCTGGAGTACAACTCCAAGCGCACCCCGCGCCGCATCAAGTGCATCATCCTCACCGTGTGGCTCATTGCAGCTGTCATCTCGCTGCCGCCCCTCATCTACAAGGGCGACCCGGGTCCCCAGCCCCGAGGGCGCCCTCAGTGCAAGCTCAACCAAGAGGCCTGGTACATCCTGGCCTCCAGCATTGGATCTTTCTTTGCACCCTGCCTTATCATGATCCTTGTCTACCTGCGGATCTATCTGATCGCCAAGCGCAGCCACCGCAGAGGTCCCAGGGCCAAGGGGGGCCCTGGGGAGCGTGGGTCTAAGCAGCCCCGCCCTGTCCCTGGGGAAGTTTCAGCCTCAGCCAGATTGCCAACTCTGGCCTCTCAACTGGCTACTGCTGGAGAGGCCAATGGATGCTCCCAGCCCACTGGGGAGAAGGACGAGGGGGAGACCCCTGAAGACCCTGGGACCCCCGCCTTGCCCCCCAGCTGGCCTACCCGTCCCAGCTCAGGCCAGAGTCAGAAGGAAGGTGTTGGTGGGACATCTccagaggaggagggggctgaagaggaggaggaggaggggtgtgaGCCGAAGGCCTTGTCAGCGTCTCCCGCCTCAGCTTGCAGCCCCCCCCTGCAGCAACCCCAGGGCTCCCGGCTGCTGGCGACCCTACGTGGCCAGGTGCTCCTGGGCAGGGGCAAGGGCACTGCGGGGGGGCAGTGGTGGCGGCGGCGGACGCAGCTGACCCGGGAGAAGCGGTTCACGTTCGTGCTGGCCGTGGTCATCGGCGTCTTCGTGCTCTGCTGGTTCCCCTTCTTCTTCAGCTACAGCCTGGGTGCCATCTGCCCTCAGCACTGCAAGGTGCCCCACGGCCTCTTCCAGTTCTTCTTCTGGATCGGCTACTGCAACAGCTCGCTGAACCCTGTCATCTACACCATCTTCAACCAGGACTTTCGTCGTGCCTTCCGAAGGATCCTTTGCCGCCAGTGGACCCAGACGGCCTGGTGA
- the ASTL gene encoding astacin-like metalloendopeptidase, with protein sequence MSMGGLWPWVLALLSSPGFILGVPSASRCSGVCGTRFSEDLTPEETQTSWDKDIPAINQGLIPEETPESSFLLEGDILRPSPFRLFSATNNKWPKNGGVVEVPFLLSSKYDKPSRQVILEAFAEFERFTCIRFVAYEGQRDFISIVPMSGCFSSIGRSGGMQVVSLGPSCLQRGPGIVLHELMHVLGFWHEHSRADRDRYIRVNWNEILPGFEMNFIKSRSSNMLVPYDYSSVMHYGRLAFSRRGMPTITPLWAPSVQIGQRWNLSTSDIARVLRFYDCSPLGHEPRAKGLQTHSDGRSPTPASRPYLQQLLKALLAESRSPDPSGFGAEESPRVWKPPALRNSGVEASARPPQPPASSLRSRPGAVVPGIALEQSWQAQVPAVPPDSSLEAEDQPAIV encoded by the exons ATGAGCATGGGAGGCCTCTGGCCATGGGTGCTAGCTCTGCTCTCTTCGCCGG GTTTCATCCTAGGAGTGCCCTCGGCCTCTCGCTGCTCAGGAGTCTGTGGGACCAGATTCTCAGAAGACCTCACCCCTGAGGAGACCCAGACGTCTTGGGATAAGGACATCCCTGCGATTAACCAAG ggCTCATCCCAGAGGAAACCCCAGAGAGCAGCTTCCTCCTCGAGGGGGACATCCTCCGGCCG AGTCCTTTCCGGCTGTTCTCGGCGACCAACAACAAGTGGCCCAAGAACGGTGGCGTAGTGGAGGTCCCCTTCCTGCTCTCCAGCAAGTATG ATAAGCCCAGCCGCCAAGTCATCCTGGAGGCGTTTGCTGAGTTTGAACGCTTCACGTGCATCAGGTTTGTTGCCTACGAGGGCCAGAGGGACTTCATTTCCATCGTCCCCATGTCTGG GTGCTTCTCGAGCATAGGGCGCAGTGGAGGGATGCAAGTGGTATCCCTGGGGCCCAGCTGTCTCCAGAGGGGCCCGGGCATCGTCCTGCACGAGCTCATGCACGTGCTGGGCTTCTGGCACGAGCATTCGCGAGCCGACCGGGACCGCTACATCCGTGTGAACTGGAACGAGATCCTCCCAG GCTTTGAAATGAACTTCATCAAATCTCGGAGCAGCAACATGCTGGTGCCCTATGACTACTCGTCAGTGATGCACTATGGGAG GCTCGCCTTCAGCCGGCGTGGGATGCCCACCATCACGCCGCTCTGGGCCCCCAGTGTCCAAATTGGCCAGCGATGGAACCTGAGCACCTCTGACATCGCACGTGTCCTCAGGTTTTATGACTGCAGCCCGCTTGGCCATGAGCCCCGTGCAAAAG GGCTCCAGACCCACAGCGATGGTAGGAGCCCCACTCCCGCCTCTAGACCATACCTGCAGCAGCTCCTGAAGGCACTGTTGGCAGAATCCAGGAGCCCTGACCCCAGTGGCTTCGGGGCTGAAGAGAGCCCACGTGTGTGGAAGCCCCCCGCCCTGAGGAATTCTGGTGTGGAGGCCTCTGCAAggcccccccagccccccgctTCTTCCCTAAGGTCAAGGCCTGGAGCAGTGGTTCCTGGCATTGCCCTGGAGCAGTCCTGGCAGGCCCAAGTGCCCGCTGTACCCCCAGACTCATCTCTAGAAGCAGAAGACCAGCCAGCAATCGTCTAG